AGAGTCGTCACTTTCTTCAATATTCCAAGGGTTTCAGGTCCTCCACCCAAACCAAATGTCATCATAGGCTAATGATACTTAAACAAGCTTTGCAATGAGGACACCTCCTGCAGCCTTTAGCCTGCAATGACATCAAGACCATGATGATCATGAACCAAAATTGGCTGACTATACTCGCAATTCTTCGGCCTATGATCAAGATTGTACCTCGGTAGACCCAAGCTTCAATGTTAAGCACCTGCTATTTGAATGTTTTTGATCCCCAAAGTAGTCTTGCAGTGGGATTACGGTGATGATATCCTTCAATCTATATGGGATACCATGGAAGGCACCTGTTATTTAGACCAAACTCCAGCAAAAGAGATACAAAAAAAAACTCCAATTCAATGTTGTTTGGAATTTAGATAGACTACACTCTACAGTTAGGCAAGTTCGATCTGTAGTTATTCCCACAGGACATCCttgcttttattttaaaaaaaaggaaaaaaaattgtttaaaatcaattattttaaaataactgACAAATTGGGTGAGAAAAATATGCTTTACCCAAATACACTCCTTGAGCCAGCAACTCATCTGCTACCTGTCTGATAGTATGCTAACTCTTCAGTTAATGTAATCACAGATTCAAGAACAAGATTATAGTACCTCTTTAATCTAAGAAGGAATATATCAGTAATTCATCCTATAAAGGTCTCCAAGCTCAAGTATCTAGCATTCATCAAAACAGAAATACTTGGGGCAAGCTAAATGCAGTCTTTACCAGTAATAAAACATGGTGGAAGAAAATTGCCATGGCTGAAAGAATATCTAAATTTTGCACGCTTAAGGGGAGCTTCATCATTGCCAGTCGAGGATGAATTGAGAACTAAAACTGATGGATCCCAAGAAGCAACGAGTTCAAGGTTCACCCTTATCCTTGGTAGGTTGAACTCTGACACCATTTGCAGTTTCTTGCACCTAAAAGCAATCGCAGGATTCTCTAATCAAAATCACATCCATCGTCCACCAGTTATTATTAACCCAATAAACTGAATCAATCGATCAGTGTAAACAATGTCTCCTCCACTGAATGGGAGGAAGGTGATCAGGGAGGGTGGTAGTAGGCATAAGCAGAGTAGAAAGTCTGCGCGCAGGTGAGCAGCAGCAAGAACACTGCAGCGATCAAGGAGATGATTGCCCAGGGATTCCCGAAGTATCTGTGCTTTAAGCTCGCCCCCCAAGTGTTCCACCGGTGATTGTAGTACCTGTTTACCCTCTCCGACAGCTCCGACAGGTAGCTGTCGTCGAAGTCGAACACCACCTCCTGGCACAGCTTGTTGAACAGGTCCGCCACGTCGCGGTCGCTGCCCAGCCAGTGCTCGATGATCCCCCGGTAGTGCAGGTAGCTTACGTCCACCTCCGAGTTGATCAGGTTGTTCATGAAGATGACGTAGGAGGTGATGTCTTTGGTGCAGTCCGAGTGGCACTGCTCCAGCGCGATCAGGTTCAGGAACAGCGATTTGGTTCCGTCGTGGATCAGCAACCGCGGGATCTTGAGCACGCCGTCGGCGAACTTGATGTCCCAGAACCGGTCCGTCTTCCGCTTCCGGAACTTGATCCCCGCCTCGCGGAGTTCCGTCACACAGTGGATCAGCTGCAGCCGGCGGCGGTCGGCCACTCGCCGGGTGTGGGACCACCGCTTGATCCAGAGGCGCGGTTCCGGCTTCGGTCCGGTGAGGAGCAAGCTCCGCCGGAAGATGTCGAGGCAATGGAGCCCTGTCTCGGTCAGGGGGTCGAAGGACTCGGTGGCAGCGGCACGGGTGGAGGACTCGATCCTCGCGCGGTCAGCCTTGCGGAGCGGTTCGTCAGTGGGCATGAGGGGATCGAAGAAGCGGACGGCGAGGCGGGCGACGAGGCCGTGCTGATCCGGGCGACCGATCTGGATGCCGAGGAGGCGATCGAGGATGAAAAGAGGCAGCTGGTTCTCGAGCATGATCATGTCCCGCTGGATGCCGTGCATCGTGCTGCGCATCGCGAACACAGGGTCGTTGCGGTCGTACCCGAGGTCGCGGAAGCCCTCGCCGGCGCCGACCGCCACGCCGCGGAAGAGCTCCAGCAGGAAGGTGCCGTCGAGCACCAGCATCTCCACGAACTCGTCGCTGGAGAGCGCGAGGCGGCCCTCATAGCAGGCGCGGCAGCGGTCCTCGAGCGCGCGCGCGGCGTCAAGGTAGAGCCGCACGTCGTGGCCGGTGCGGCGGAGGACGCGGTGGAGAGCGCGCCACTTGTGGCGATCCATGTCGCGGAGGCGGCGCTTGCCGTGGTGGTAAGGCCCAATCGACACCACCTGAGGCACGTACGCCTCCTCGTCGCCCTCGCGGAGCGATTTAGGAACTCGGTAAATGCAGAAGCGAGCCCAGGGGACGGTCGCCTCCTCGTGCCGCGCCTGCTCCAGCTTGTCGCGGATGGAGATGACCCACTCGGACTCCTGCCGATGGGCGACGGCGGCGAAGGCCGTGCTctcctcttctccatccttgtcaTCCTCCTCGGGCTGCTGCTCCTCCGGAATGGGCTCGCCCCGGGTGACGCAGAGCGGCGGCGATGGCGGAGGCTTGGAGGGGGAGCCGGGAGTGCTGGGTTGCGACCTGGGGAGGTTAGCCTGCACGGCCTCGTTAAGCTTCAGAGTGAGCAAGTACCAACTCAGCACCTCTTTGTTGAACACTGCCACCATGGAAGCAACCCAACCCAACTCCTTTGGCCGACAGGTGTTGGATGATTTGTCGCTGAGAAGAGGAGGAGGACGAGGAGGAATTGCAGGATGCTATAGATTACAAGAGGAGGGAAGGGAGATGGACAGGAAATGGCAGTAGATAATTAGACAGAGGCGTGATCATGGATCGAGATGACTTCCATGTCTATGCAACTTCATCTCATCAGCGTGCTCCTTCACGTTTCTGCAAGGATTTGGTCgatactaataataataataataataataacggtTGCTGATAGGGAAAACGGAATGTTGGAGTGATTGCTGAGGCAAATTGGCCCCAATAGGGACCTTCCCTTGTGAACGGTCAAATTTAATGCTGTGACCGGCAAATGTTCTTGTCAAGTTCACGTAGTGGTGTCAATCCCAGTACAAGCTCGCTCGTCCATTTAGCTGAGCTGCTGGATCAGACACAGCCCCCATGAATTTGTTCATCTCCGTCTCTGCAATTGCCGTTGGTGATTGTGGACATGAAGAGAGGCTGAACAGTTCGGTTGTCCCCTGTGGAAGCTTGACAAGCAATTGCCTCTGCTTATCCATATTGGCTCGATGGAAGAACTCAACAAGGTCAGCCAGGAGGAGAATGAGGGAGGTTGAGCTGCCTTATAAGAGTCTTTAGCATAAAAACATTTGTGACAGCgttcttttttgtttttgtttaaatACAACATCCTCTTTGACCATAATGAAAATAAAGATCTTAGTAATGCACTTCCCTAAGCATGATACTTTATCGGCAGGCACCTGTAATCCATCATAAATTCACCGTAAAGAATGTAACAACTTGTGCATTCATGTCAGTTGGGTCGATGGTGCACTCAGGATAACACAGGCAACAAGAGTACAGACTAGAGCTAATATTTTTAAGCATCTGGTGCAGTAATGGTTCAGAATACATAAGATAAGGTCTCAGTCACAAGTGCAGTAATGGTTCCATTTGGCATCCTAGCAAATTTAGCCTTAATACATAGCAATCGATGTCCCAAGTGCAAGTGAA
This genomic stretch from Zingiber officinale cultivar Zhangliang chromosome 7A, Zo_v1.1, whole genome shotgun sequence harbors:
- the LOC122002380 gene encoding UPF0481 protein At3g47200-like, whose protein sequence is MVAVFNKEVLSWYLLTLKLNEAVQANLPRSQPSTPGSPSKPPPSPPLCVTRGEPIPEEQQPEEDDKDGEEESTAFAAVAHRQESEWVISIRDKLEQARHEEATVPWARFCIYRVPKSLREGDEEAYVPQVVSIGPYHHGKRRLRDMDRHKWRALHRVLRRTGHDVRLYLDAARALEDRCRACYEGRLALSSDEFVEMLVLDGTFLLELFRGVAVGAGEGFRDLGYDRNDPVFAMRSTMHGIQRDMIMLENQLPLFILDRLLGIQIGRPDQHGLVARLAVRFFDPLMPTDEPLRKADRARIESSTRAAATESFDPLTETGLHCLDIFRRSLLLTGPKPEPRLWIKRWSHTRRVADRRRLQLIHCVTELREAGIKFRKRKTDRFWDIKFADGVLKIPRLLIHDGTKSLFLNLIALEQCHSDCTKDITSYVIFMNNLINSEVDVSYLHYRGIIEHWLGSDRDVADLFNKLCQEVVFDFDDSYLSELSERVNRYYNHRWNTWGASLKHRYFGNPWAIISLIAAVFLLLLTCAQTFYSAYAYYHPP